The Neisseria subflava genomic interval AAACCCCGCCCCGCGTTTTTGAACCGGAGACTATTGAATTTGCCTGCACCTGCTCTCGCGGCAAAGTCAGTGATATGCTGTTGATGCTTGGCGGTCAGGAAGTCGGCGGTGTAGTGGCAGAACAAGGCAGCATTCAAATCGATTGCGATTTCTGCCATACCAAGTATGTGTTTGATGAAACCGATGTCAACGCTTTGTTTGGCGCGGATGTGGTAAATGCCGTTCGTCAAGAAAATGAGCGTTTGCAGTAAGCAGGGAATAAAAGTTTTTTAAGGAAATTGGCTTAATAGAAGGGCAGGTGTAATACCTGCCCTTTCTTTTTGGAAAATTGGATATTATCAATAGAAAATGCCGTCTGAAAAAAAGCGTGGCTGATTTCAGACGGCATGATTGTTTTAAACGATGTGTTTAATGTTTAAAGATTATTTCCAAACCAACAAAGCGTGGTTGCGTTTGCCGCGGCGGACGATGGTGTATTTGCCGAAGCGTTTGTGCGCGTCGGTCAGCAGGTAGGCATCGTCGGGGCGTTCGGCGGCGTGGTTCGGGTTGTTCAATTCGGCGGCTTGTCCGTTGAGCAATACCGCTTTGCTGTTCACAAAACCGCGCGCTTCTTTGTTGGAAGAAGCCAAGCCGGTTTTGACCAAGGCTTCGACGACGTTGAGGCCGTCTGAAACTTCAAATGCGGGCAGACCGTCGAGGGCGAGCTGTTCGAAGTCGCTTTCAGTCAGGCTGCTTTGGTCTTCGGCAAACAGGCTTTCAGAAATGCGCTGCGCGGCTTGCAGGGCGGCTTCGCCGTGAATCAGGCGGGTCATTTCTTCGGCGAGGATGCGTTGCGCTTCGGGCTTGGTGCCGCTGGCTTGGTCTTTCGCTTCGATGGCATCGATTTCTTCGATAGACAGGAAGGTGAAGTATTTCAGGAATTTATACACATCGGCATCGGCAACTTTCAGCCAGAACTGGTAGAACTGATACGGCGAGGTTTTCTTCGCGTTCAGCCATACCGCGCCTCCTTCGGTTTTGCCGAATTTGGTACCGTCGGATTTGGTGACCAGCGGCAGGGTCAGACCGAATACTTGTTTTTGGTTCAGACGGCGGGTCAGGTCGATACCGGCAGTAATGTTGCCCCATTGGTCGGAGCCGCCGATTTCCAAAACCGCGCCATGGCGTTTGTTCAATTCGGCAAAGTCGTAGCCTTGCAGCAGGGAATAGGCGAACTCAGTAAAGGAAATGCCCACATCGTCGCGCTCGATACGCTGTTTGACGGACTCCTTGTTCAACATGGCGTTGACGGAGAAATGCTTGCCGATGTCGCGCAGAAAATCGAGACAGTTCATGCTGCCGAACCAGTCGGCGTTGTTCGCCATAACGGCGGCGTTTTCGCCTTCAAAGCTCAAGAAAGGGGTCAGTTGGTTGCGGATGCTTTCTACCCATCCGGCAACAGTTTCGGCAGAATTCAAGCTGCGTTCGGCGGCTTTAAAGCTTGGGTCGCCGATCATACCGGTCGCACCGCCCACCAAAGCGATCGGCGTATGCCCCGCCTGTTGGAAACGGCGCAATGCCAACACGGGCAGCAAGTGGCCGATGTGCAGGCTGTCGGCTGTCGGGTCGAAACCGCAGTATAGGGCGATTTTTTGTTCGTTTAACAAAGCGTCTAAGGCTTCGATGTCGGTCGTTTGCGCGATAAGGCCGCGCGATTTCAAATCTTGAATAATGGAAGTCATGCTGTTTCCTTGAATGGGTTTTCAGGTAGCCTTTTGGCTGACGGCAAAAGGCCGTCTGAAAACCAAATTTATCTGATGCCAGCTCAGCCTAAATTTGGTTTTAATTTCAAGCCGAAATAGGGTTCAAGTATCAGATACTCAAATAATTCAAGTTCGTTCTCTGGTACTTCTGTGAATGTGGAATTATGGTTTGGAGTCCACCATTTTTGCTCGCCTTGATAGCTGCCAGATTTTTTTGAAGCCCTAATTAAAGTATAAGGCCGCTCTATCCATCCTTCCGAGTCACCAAAAAAATTGGCCGGGCCTGTAAACTGGCCTAAAAGATAGATACCTTTGTTGCCATGAGTAAGATAGAAATAATCGCCAATGGGGGCTTTAACAAATTTTTCAGCTTGAGTAACAGCAGAACCACCTTTTGATTTGGTGTTTTTGCTAATCATCACAATATTTTTAGAAATATAGTAAATCAAATCTTCAAAAGAAAAATCTTCTGATCCATGCGACATTTTCCAAAAACTCGGTATAAATTTATTTTCCATAAAATTCAGTCCTTATACATTAAATGAAATACACAGCTTTCAAACTTTCAGACGGCCTTTTTTCAGGTAGCCTTTGCTTTTCAGACGGCCTGTTGCACCGACGGGTTCATCAGTTCTTCCACGTCGGCCAGCGAGAGTTCGGGGTCGGTTTGGATGAGGTGGGTGGCGACGTTTTTGGCGGCGATGCGGCGCAGCAGTTCTTCGCCGTCTGCGTCGTCGCCGCGCCGCCGAGCACTTTGCCTTCGGGAAAATCGTCCCACAATACTTCGCCGAAACTGCTGATTTTCATGGCGTATATCCTTTTTGGAACTCGTTTTGAGGCCGTCTGAAAAGGTTTTCAGACGGCCTCTGCCTTGCTGTTTACACGTTGAACAGGAAATGCATCACATCGCCGTCCTGCACCACATATTCCTTGCCTTCCACGCGCATTTTGCCCGCTTCTTTGGCTTTGGCTTCGCCGCCGAGCGCGACGAAATCGTCATAGGCGATGACTTGGGCGCGGATGAAGCCGCGTTCGAAGTCGGTGTGGATGACGCCGGCGGCTTGCGGGGCGGTGTCGCCTTTGTGGATGGTCCAAGCGCGGACTTCTTTGACCCCGGCGGTGAAGTAGGTTTGCAGGCCTAAGAGGTCGTAGCCGGCACGAATCAGGCGGTTTAGGCCCGGTTCTTCCAAGCCCATTTCGGCGAGGAATTCGGCTTTTTCGTCGTCTTCCAGTTCGGCGATTTCGCTTTCCATCGCGGCGCAAACGGCCACAACCGGCGCGTTTTCTTTTGCAGCCAATTCTTTCAGGCGGTCGAGGTGCGGGTTGTTTTCAAAACCGTCTTCGGAAACGTTGCCGACGTACATGGCAGGTTTGGCAGTCAGCAGGAACAGCGGTTTGAGCATGGCGAGTTCTTCTGCGTCCAAACCGAAGGAGCGTACAGGTTTGCCTTCATCCAAATGAGGCAGCAGTTTTTTGCACAAATCGACCAGTTTTTGCGCGTCTTTGTCGCCTGAGCGTGCGCGTTTTTCTTCGCGGACGATGGCTTTTTCGACACTGGCCAAGTCAGCCAGTGCCAACTCGGTGCCTATGGTTTCAATGTCGGCAATCGGATCGACTTTGCCTGCAACGTGAACGATGTTGTCGTCGTCAAAGCAGCGCACAACGTTAACAATCGCGTCAGTCTCGCGGATGTTGGCGAGGAACTGGTTGCCCAAGCCTTCGCCTTTGCTCGCACCTGCAACCAAACCGGCGATGTCGACAAATTCGACGATGGCAGGCTGCATTTTTTGCGGATTGACGATTTTTGCCAATTCGGCCATACGCGGATCGGGGACTTCAACGATGCCGACGTTGGGTTCGATGGTACAGAAAGGATAGTTTGCCGCTTCGATACCCGATTGGGTCAGCGCGTTAAAGAGGGTGGATTTGCCGACGTTGGGCAAACCGACGATGCCGCATTTCAAGCTCATGGTTTTTCCTGAAAAGATAAAAGTTTAACGGCGAATTATAGCATATTGTGGAGGTACTCAAAACAGCCGCAATGCTGGTGTGTTCTTATGATAAAAGGCCGTCTGAAAATTGTTTCAGACGGCCTTTTTTCGTACTGCTTTAACCGGTATTACGCAAACCTTGCGCCACGCCGTTGATGGTCAGGTGAACCATCAGCAGGGCGTGCGGATTGTCAGGCTCTTTGCGCAGGCGTTTGAGCATGGCGACTTGCAGGCCGTTGAGGGCGTTCAGATATGGAATCCTCAAGGCAAGAGAACGGGCGAGGCTGCGGTTGTCGCGCAGGAGCTCTTCGGTTTGCAGCAGGTCAAGCAGTGCTTTGCGGCTGCGTTGGTATTCTTCCTTGATCATGCCGAAGATGACTTTTGCTTTATCGGGCGATTCGCTCAAGCCGGCATAGTTTTCCGCCAAGGTGATGTCGGTTTTCGCCATCACTTGCTCCATATTGGAGAGCATGGCTTGGAAGAACGGGTTGCTTTGGGCGTGTTCGCGCAGGGCGGCCAGTGTGTCGGGATTGCCTTCGCACAAGGTTTCCACTGCGCTGCCGAAACCGTACCAAGCCGGCAGCATGAGGCGGTTTTGCATCCATGAGAATACCCACGGAATCGCGCGCAAGTCCTGAATCCGCGCCAAGGTTTTGCGGCTGGCGGGACGGCTGCCGAGGTTGAGGGTGGCAATTTCCTGAATCGGGCTGGTTTGCAGGAAGTAGTCGATGAAGTCGGGATGGGTAATCAGTTCGCGGTAGTATTTGAACGATACTTCCGACAAATCCTGCATCAGTTTGGCATCAGGGTCTTTTTTGTCCGGCAGGATGCTGGCTTCCAAAGTCGCGGCAACCAAGGTTTCCAAGTTGCGTTGGGCATTGCCCGGGTCGGCGTATTTGGCGGTAATGACTTCGCCTTGCTCGGTAATGCGGATTTGTCCGGCAACGCTGCCCGCAGGTTGCGCCAAAATGGCTTGGTAAGATGGGCCGCCGCCGCGACCTACGCTGCCGCCGCGGCCGTGGAACAGACGCATGCGGACATCGTATTTTTTGAAGAGTTCGACCAAGCCCAACTCTGCCTGATACAGACACCATGAGCTGGTAACGTAGCCGCCGTCTTTGTTGGAGTCGGAGTAGCCGAGCATGATTTCTTGGATGTTGCCGCGGCTTTCGAGCAGGGCATCATACCAGTCGAGACGGAACATGGTTTCCATGACCGGACAGGCGTTTTCGAGCGCTTCGATGGTTTCAAACAGAGGCACGATATTGATGCGGCTGTGCGGTTTGCCGTTTTCCACCACCAACAGGCCGCTTTCTTTCAGCAGCAATGCCAAGGCGAGCAGGTCGCTGGGTTGTTCGCAGTTGGAAATAATGCTTTGTGTAACGGCATCTTCACCGAATTCGTCTTTGATTTTGCGCGCTTCGTTGAAAATTGCCAATTCGTGGCGGGTATGGTCGCTGTATGTGATGAACGGGCTGTACAGCGGACGTTGATGGCTCAATTCGCGCAATAAGGCGGTTTGTTTTTGCTCTTCGTTCAGGCTGTTGTAGTCTTCCAAGCCTGCATGTTGGAAAAGCTCGGCAACCACATCGGCGTGTTTGCCTGCGTGTTGGCGCAGGTCGAGCGGCATCATGTGGAAGCCGAACACGGATACGCTGCGGATAATATTGGCCAGACGGCCTTCCGCCAGCAGTTGGCTGCCGTTTTCGTGGAGCGAGCGTTGCAGTTTTTTCAGGTCGTTGAGGAACTCTTCGACCGTGGCATAAGGCTCGAGGAAGCCGAATTTGCAGCCCATGCCCAAACCGAGTGAGCGTGCTTTGCCCATAGCGCGTGCCATGATGTAGGCGATGGCGCGGCGGTAAGGTTCTTCGGTGCGGGCGATTTCTTCGTCAGGCGAGAGGGCGGCCAGTGCCATCACGTCGTCGTTGACTTTGACGCGGCGGATGGAGAGCGGCAATTCGCGGTAAAGTTTGTCGAGTTCGCCGCGATAGAAGCGAAATACTGCGTCGGCATGCCGTCTGAACGCAAAACGCAAGGTTTCGGCAGAAACGAACGGGTTGCCATCGCGGTCGCCGCCGATCCAGCCGCCGATTTTGAGGATATTCGGAACGTGGACGCCGGGATAGGCCGTCTGAAAATCGCGTTCCATTGTGCGGTAGAGTTTAGGCAGGGCTTCAAAGAAGCTCATTGGGAAGATGGATACACCGTTGTTAATTTCGTCGTTGACGCTGAGTTTGTGGCGGCGCGTTTCACTGGTCTGCCACAGGCCCAAAAGGACAGTGTCGATTTCGCGGCGCAACTGAGCTAGTGCTTCGGGGTTGGTGCAGCGTTCGCGTTGCGGCAGCAGCGCGCGGATGCGGCGGTTGAAGCTCAAGACGGTTTGACGTTGTACTTCGGTCGGGTGCGCGGTCAAAACGGCGGTAACGACCGTGTTGTCCAGTTGTTGCTGCACCGCTTTGCCGTTGACTTTTCCGGCTTTGAGCTTGCGCACGGTTTCCGTCAGGCTGCCTTCGGCACTGTTGTGTCCGGCCTCTTCGTGGATTTGGCGGCGGCGTTCGTGGTGTACGTCTTCGGCGATGTTCAAAATCTGCGCGAACAGGCCGCAGGCCAAGGTTAAATCGTGGGTTTGTTGTTCGTCCAATTGCGGCAACACCTTCTCAATCAGGGCAGCACTGTCGTCTGAAGTCGATAATAGCTTAACGGTTTCGACCACCAAAGGCGACGCTTCCTCATGCAGCAGATTGAAAAGAGACTGTTTTAAAAATTCCGCATCCGCTGCCAGAGCGGCATCTTTTGGATTATTCAAGATATGCAGTTGCATGATTTTTCTCTTATTTAAATGTTAATTTGGGTGTATCGTGAATCCATTGTATAGCAGATTTTTATAAACTGCCAATGGTAACACCCGATACATTTCAAACCGGAAAACGGCCGTCTGTATCCGCCGCGTGGTCGCTGTCTGTAAAATGCCGTAAAATATTGCCCATCAAAACAGAGGTGAGAAACCCATGATTGAATTTCCCAACCAACCCGATTTTCCTGAGCAACACACCGCCGTCGCCGTCGGCACTATCAACATGAGCCAGCAGGCGATAAGGGTGTTGATAGAGAATGCCACCGAAAAGGCAAGTATCCTGACCATTGCCCGCGTTGCCGCCATTCAGAGCATCAAACAGACTGCCAACCTGATTCCGCTGCACCTGCCCGGCCGCATCATCGGCGTGCAGGTTGATTTCGATATTAACGTTGAGTTGGCCTGCCTGAAGGCCACGCTGACCGTCCAAGCGCACAGCAACGGCAGCATTGCCACCGAAGCCCTGGCCGGCCTAAATTTGGCGCTCTTGAGCGTTTACGACATGATGAAAGACGTTGACCGCAACATGATGCTCAGCGGCATCCGCCTCGAATCCGAAACCAGCAGCGAAGGCCGTCCTTTCCTGTTTGACAACGCATACGAAAATATTAATTTCTAAATCACTCAGGCCGTCTGAACATTGGGTTTCAGACGGCCTTATTATTATGATGAACGATCAACAACTCCTGCGGTTCAGCCGCCATATCTTGCTTGACGAAATCGGTATCGAAGGCCAAGAAAAACTCTTGTCCGCCCATGTGCTTGTTGTCGGTTGCGGCGGGCTGGGTGCGGCGGCCTTGCCGTATCTTGCCGCCGCCGGTATCGGCAGCCTGACGATTGCCGATGCCGATACCATCGACGAGACCAACCTTCAACGCCAAATCACGTTTACCGAAGCCGACATCGGTAAAAACAAGGCTTTGGTCATGCAAGGCCGTCTGAAACAGATCAATAGCCAAACACACATTACAGCCATTGCCGAATTTCTCGATGAGGCCAGGCTTGTCGAATTGGCAAACGCCGCTGACATCATCCTTGATTGTTCCGACAATTATCCCACACGCCAAGCAGTTAACCGCGCCTCCGTTGCCACGCGCACGCCTTTGGTTTCCGCAGCGGCCGTCGGCTTTGACGGACAAATCGCCGTGTACCGTCCCGATCTTCCCGATACGCCCTGCTATGCCTGCCTGTTTGATGGCGAACAAGCCAGCGACGGCGCTTGTGCATTGTTCGGCGTTTTTTCGCCATTGGTCGGCGTTATCGGAACGACCCAAGCCGCCGAAGCGCTTAAAGTGCTGATCGGTATCGGTACGCCGTCGCACGGCAAACTTTCTACCTACAACGCGTTGAGCGGAAAATGGCAGCAATACGGGGTGAAACACAATCCCGAATGCCCGGTTTGTGGCAGCCGTTAAAGACAAAAAGCAGGGTAGGGGTTTCAATATTGCCTAAGCCAATCCGCTAGAGTAATCATGCTTATCTTTCATTAAACTTGAAGGAAGGCGTTTCTGCCCTTTTCAGACGGCCTGTGGCACGATATGATTCAATGATTAATAAATTTTTTGAGGCCGTCTGAAAAGGGATAAGGAGAAACCGGCTTAATGAATATTATTCGTGCCTTATTGGTGGTATTGGGTTGCCTGGCTTTGGGCGAGGCAACCGTTTGGATTTTGGGGTTGAAGCTGCCGGGCAGTATTGTCGGCATGGCTTTGCTGTTTGCCGCGCTTCAGGCCGGCTGGGTCAAATTGTCTTGGGTGGGAGAGCTGGCAGACATTTTGATGGCAAACCTGACTTTGTTTTTGGTGCCGCCTTGCGTGGCCGTCATCAGCTATTTGGATGTGATTGCAAACGACTGGTTTTCGATTTTGACGGCCACAATCGGCAGTACGATCTGCGTATTGTTGGTGACCGGCAAAGTGCATGAGTGGGTCAGGAGGCGGATGTGATGAATATAGACGGGCTGTTGCGCATGCCCTCGGTCATGCTATTCCTGACTTTGGCCGTGTATGCTTTGGCGGTGCAGATTCGGACGCGCACGGGGAATGTGCTGTGTAATCCGGTATTGATCAGTACGCTGGTGTTGATGGGGTATTTGAAGGTATTTTCCATCGATTACGAGCTGTACCATTCTGCCTCGCGCTTTATTGATTTTTGGTTGAAACCGGCAGTCGTGTTGCTGGCCGTGCCGCTTTATCGAAATTGGGACCGTATCCGCAGCCAGTGGTTGCCGGTGGTGTTGTCGCAGTTGGCGGGCAGCGTGACAGGCATTGTTACGGGCGTGTATTTTGCCAAATGGTTAGGTGCTTCGCATGAAGTGATTTTGTCGCTGGCTTCCAAATCCGTGACGAATCCGATTGCGATTGAAATCACAGCGTCTATCGGCGGTATTCCGGCGATTACGGCGGCAACGGTGATTATTGCCGGACTTTTTGGCCAGATGGCCGGATATAAAGTGTTGAAAGGAGCATTGTATATGCCTTCTTCAGTGGGAATGTCTTTGGGTACGGCCTCACATGCGATGGGTATTGCGGCATCTTTGGAATACGGCCGCCGTATGGCCGCATATGCCGGCTTGGGCTTGACGCTCAACGGCGTGTTGACGGCGATATTGGTGCCTATCTTGATTCCCTTATTGGGCGTATAGCGTTTAGGCCGTCTGAAAATAGTGTAAACAGGAGAAAATGATATGGCTGTAAATTTGACTGAAAAACGTGCAGACGAATTGTTGGAAATCGACGGCATCCGTCTGTTTACAGGTCGTGCCGGCATCAAGCAACAAGACCGCGACGATTTGACGCTGATGGTGTTGGGCGGCGGACATACGGTGGGCGCAGTGTTTACGCAAAACCGTTTCTGCGCCGCGCCGGTGCATATCGCCAAGTCGCATCTGTTTGACCAAGACGGCGTGTGTGCCTTAGTCATCAATACGGGCAATGCCAATGCGGGTACCGGCGCACAAGGCCGTCTGGACGCGATCAAAGTGTGCGCGGCGGCGGCGGAACAGGTCGGCTGCCAATCCAATCAGATTATGCCGTTTTCGACCGGCGTGATTTTGGAGCCTCTGCCTGTGGATAAAATCGTGGCCGCCTTGCCGCAAGTACGTCCTGCATTCTGGTCGGACGCGGCGCGTGCCATCATGACGACGGATACTGTACCGAAAGCCGCTTCACGCACAGGCTTGGTCGGCGAAAAACACACAGTCCGCGCCACCGGTATCGCCAAAGGCTCGGGCATGATTCATCCGAATATGGCGACCATGTTGTCGTTTATCGCTACCGATGCCAAAGTGTCCCAACCGATTTTGCAGCTGATGACGCAAGAAATCGCAGACGAAAGTTTCAATACGATTACCGTGGACGGTGATACCAGCACCAACGACAGCTTCGTGATTATGGCGACGGGCCGTTGCGGTCAGAGCGAAATTGATAATACCGCCGATCCGCGCTATGCGCAGCTCAAGGCATTGCTCGGTTCGTTGGCTTTGGAACTGGCGCAGGCGATTGTCCGTGATGGAGAGGGCGCAACCAAGTTCATCACGGTTGAAGTGCAAAACGCGAAAACCCGCGAAGAGGCGCGCAAAGTGGCTTATGCCGTTGCCCATTCGCCTTTGGTGAAAACCGCTTTCTTTGCCTCCGACCCGAACTTGGGCCGTCTGTTGGCAGCAGTCGGCTATGCCGGTATTGAAGACTTGGATGTTGATGCTTTGAAAATGTGGCTGGATGACGTGTTGGTTGCCGAAAACGGCGGCCGCGCGGAAAGCTATACCGAAGAAGCAGGGCAAGCGGTGATGAACCGTCCGGAAATCACCGTCCGCATCGATTTGCAACGCGGCGATACGACGGCAGCTGTTTATACCTGCGATTTGTCGCACGAATATGTGTCGATTAACGCGGATTACCGTTCTTAAAAACCTTTATCCTTGTTTTCAGACGGCCTTTGAGAAAAGTATCAAGGCCGTCTGAACACATTGACTGCGTGTTTATGATGAAATTTCCCCAGACTTGGGCGGCGCGCCTTGCCCACAAAATCCGCCAAACCAAACGCCTGTCGAAAAAGAGCATTGCCCTTCTGTTTTTGCTGGCAGGATCGGCATTGGTTGCCCTGACGGCTTTGATGTTTGCGTACTTGGCGGATTTGGCTTTGGAATGGAACGCCTTGTTGGTGGGAAAATATCCGTGGTTTGCGTGGGTGGCTTTGCCGTTGGGTTTGCCGCTTTTGGCATGGTTTACGCGCAAATTTGCGCCGTACACTTCCGGCAGTGGTATTCCGCAGGTCATCGCTTCGTTGTCTTTGCCTTATGGCGCGCAGAAAACCCGTTTGATTCGTCTGGGCGAAACCTTTTTTAAGATTCCGCTGACGTTTTTGGGCATGATTTTGGGGGCGTCGATCGGCAGGGAAGGGCCGTCTGTACAAGTGGGTGCGGCGGTCATGAACGCTTGGGGTGCGTGGTGTAAAAAGCACGGGCTGGCGTTTAGGGGCATGCAGGAAAACGATTTGATTGCCGCAGGTGCGGCCGGCGGTTTGGCGGCGGCATTTAACGCGCCTTTGGCCGGCGTGGTGTTTGCCATCGAAGAATTGGGGCGCGGCGTGCTTTTGCGTTGGGAACGCCAAATCCTGATGGGAGTGTTGGCGGCCGGTTTCATTCAAGTGGCGATACAGGGCAACAACCCGTATTTCTCAGGTTTTCAAGGGCATGAGCTGCCAAACATGCTGATGTGGGCGGCGGTGTCGGGCATCGTCTGCGGCGTGGCTGGCGGATTGTTCAGTAGCTTTTTGTATCGTGGCGCGGCGGCATTCGCACCGGTACGCTGGCGCAGTTTCATCCGCCGTCATTTGTTGGTGGTCGCCTTTGTAATGGGTATCTTGCTCGCGCTGCTCGGTACGTTTTATCAAGGTAAAACCTATGGTACGGGCTATCACGAAGCCGCAGCCGCACTAAAAGGCGCGTATGAAGCGCCGTTCGGCTTGGCCGCCGCAAAATGGGCAGCGACCGTGTTCAGCTACTGGGCAGGTATTCCCGGCGGTATCTTCACGCCGTCTTTAACCATCGGCGCGATGATAGGCGAACACATGGCTTCTTTCGCGCAACTGGGCGACGCGTCCAATGTCGCGGTTTTGCTCTGTATGGCCGCATTTCTTGCCGCCGCGACCCAATCGCCGTTGACCGCCGCCGTGGTGGTCATGGAAATGACGGGCGGACAGAATTTACTGTTTTGGATGTTGTTGACTTGCATCTTCGCTTCGCAAGTCTCGCGCCAATTCTCGCCGCATCCGTTTTACCATGCCGCAGGTTTGCGCTTCAGACGGCATATTGAAGCCGAAAGCGGACATGTTCAGCACGAGAAAAAAGAATAGGTCGGTATATAAAAGGCCGTCTGAAAATCAGATTTCAGACGGCCTTTATTATGTCGTTTAAAGCTGTATTACGGTTTACTTAAACAGCAAAATCAGCAGCAAAACAACCGCAATCACACCCAGCCACAGGCTTTGGCGTTGCTGTACTTTGACCAAGTGAACATAGGCATCGCGCATTTCCTGTTGGCGGTTTTCATCAACCAGCGCACTGATTTTGCGCGGCAGGGAAGGGATGATTTGCGCCCAATCGGGAGCTTCGTTTTTGAGGTTGCGCCAAAGGGCTTTGGGGCCGACCTGTTCGTTCATCCAGCGCACCAAAAACGGTTTGGCGGTTTTCCACAAATCCAAATCGGGATCGAGTTGGCGGCCCAAACCTTCGATGTTGAGCAGCGTTTTTTGCAGCAATACCAGCTGCGGTTGGATTTCGACATTGAAGCGGCGGCTGACTTCAAACAGGCGCATCAGCACCAAGCCGAAGGAAATCTGCGAAATCGGTTTGTTGAACACAGGCTCGCACACGGCGCGGACAGCGGCTTCCAATTCTTCCGCACGTGTGTCGGCAGGCACCCAGCCCGATTCGATGTGGGCGGTGGCGACGCGGTGGTAATCGCGGTTGAAGAAGGCGAGGAAGTTGATGGCGAGATAGCGTTTGTCGTAATCGGTCAACGTGCCGACGATGCCGAAATCGAGGGCGATGTAGCGGTTGTCGGCGGCAACCAGAATATTGCCAGGGTGCATATCCGCATGGAAAAAGCCGTCGCGGAAGACTTGCGTGAAGAAGATTTCCACGCCGTAATCGGCAAGTTTGTGCAAGTCGATGCCGTCGGCTTTGAGTTTGGCGATATCGGATACCGGCGTGCCGTCCATCCATTCGATGGTCAGCACGTCGCTGGTGCAGTAGTCGTAAAACACCTTCGGCACAATCAGCATATCGCTGTTTTGGAAATTGCGACCGAGCTGGCTGGCATTGGCGGCTTCGCGCATTAAATCCAATTCATCGTGCAGGTATTTATCAAATTCGGCCACCACTTCGCGCGGCTTCAAACGCTTGCCGTCTGAAAACAAACGTTCCACCCAGCCTGCACCAAAGCGCATCAGCGACAAATCCTGTTCGATAACGGGCAGAAGGTTGGGGCGCAAGACTTTCACTGCGACCTGTTCGCCAGAATGCAGGCGGGCTTTGTGTACTTGGGCGATGGACGCGCTGGCGACAGGCTCTGTTTCAAATTCCGCGTATAAAGTGTCGATGGATTGGCCCAAAGATTTTTCGATTTGCGAGCGTGAAAGCTGCGCGTCAAACGGCGGCACTTTGTCTTGCAGCCTTGCCAGTTCGACCGCGTAATCGTGCGGAATCAAATCGGGACGCGTGGACAATACCTGTCCGAATTTGATGAAAATCGGCCCCAGGCTTTCCAACGCCAAACGCAGGCGCACGGCAGGCGTCTCGTGTTTGAACTTGGACGACTGCGGCAGCATATTGAGGAAAGTCCGCGCCCAACCCGGACGGACCAGCGAGGCAATCAGCTCGGCAAGGCGGTAGCGGTAGAGCGTGCAGAGGATGGTTTTAATGCGTTTGAGGCGGTTCATGATGGACGCAGATAAATCGAAAAAACAGAATTATATAGGAAAAACGGCCAAGGGCTTCAGACGGCCTGAGACTTTTGCAAAAACATTTGCCGCATGGCTAACAATTTTATAAAGGCTCAGGTTTTGCCGCCTCAATAAAAAGACGAATATTCA includes:
- the tyrS gene encoding tyrosine--tRNA ligase translates to MTSIIQDLKSRGLIAQTTDIEALDALLNEQKIALYCGFDPTADSLHIGHLLPVLALRRFQQAGHTPIALVGGATGMIGDPSFKAAERSLNSAETVAGWVESIRNQLTPFLSFEGENAAVMANNADWFGSMNCLDFLRDIGKHFSVNAMLNKESVKQRIERDDVGISFTEFAYSLLQGYDFAELNKRHGAVLEIGGSDQWGNITAGIDLTRRLNQKQVFGLTLPLVTKSDGTKFGKTEGGAVWLNAKKTSPYQFYQFWLKVADADVYKFLKYFTFLSIEEIDAIEAKDQASGTKPEAQRILAEEMTRLIHGEAALQAAQRISESLFAEDQSSLTESDFEQLALDGLPAFEVSDGLNVVEALVKTGLASSNKEARGFVNSKAVLLNGQAAELNNPNHAAERPDDAYLLTDAHKRFGKYTIVRRGKRNHALLVWK
- the ychF gene encoding redox-regulated ATPase YchF, translated to MSLKCGIVGLPNVGKSTLFNALTQSGIEAANYPFCTIEPNVGIVEVPDPRMAELAKIVNPQKMQPAIVEFVDIAGLVAGASKGEGLGNQFLANIRETDAIVNVVRCFDDDNIVHVAGKVDPIADIETIGTELALADLASVEKAIVREEKRARSGDKDAQKLVDLCKKLLPHLDEGKPVRSFGLDAEELAMLKPLFLLTAKPAMYVGNVSEDGFENNPHLDRLKELAAKENAPVVAVCAAMESEIAELEDDEKAEFLAEMGLEEPGLNRLIRAGYDLLGLQTYFTAGVKEVRAWTIHKGDTAPQAAGVIHTDFERGFIRAQVIAYDDFVALGGEAKAKEAGKMRVEGKEYVVQDGDVMHFLFNV
- the ppc gene encoding phosphoenolpyruvate carboxylase, which gives rise to MQLHILNNPKDAALAADAEFLKQSLFNLLHEEASPLVVETVKLLSTSDDSAALIEKVLPQLDEQQTHDLTLACGLFAQILNIAEDVHHERRRQIHEEAGHNSAEGSLTETVRKLKAGKVNGKAVQQQLDNTVVTAVLTAHPTEVQRQTVLSFNRRIRALLPQRERCTNPEALAQLRREIDTVLLGLWQTSETRRHKLSVNDEINNGVSIFPMSFFEALPKLYRTMERDFQTAYPGVHVPNILKIGGWIGGDRDGNPFVSAETLRFAFRRHADAVFRFYRGELDKLYRELPLSIRRVKVNDDVMALAALSPDEEIARTEEPYRRAIAYIMARAMGKARSLGLGMGCKFGFLEPYATVEEFLNDLKKLQRSLHENGSQLLAEGRLANIIRSVSVFGFHMMPLDLRQHAGKHADVVAELFQHAGLEDYNSLNEEQKQTALLRELSHQRPLYSPFITYSDHTRHELAIFNEARKIKDEFGEDAVTQSIISNCEQPSDLLALALLLKESGLLVVENGKPHSRINIVPLFETIEALENACPVMETMFRLDWYDALLESRGNIQEIMLGYSDSNKDGGYVTSSWCLYQAELGLVELFKKYDVRMRLFHGRGGSVGRGGGPSYQAILAQPAGSVAGQIRITEQGEVITAKYADPGNAQRNLETLVAATLEASILPDKKDPDAKLMQDLSEVSFKYYRELITHPDFIDYFLQTSPIQEIATLNLGSRPASRKTLARIQDLRAIPWVFSWMQNRLMLPAWYGFGSAVETLCEGNPDTLAALREHAQSNPFFQAMLSNMEQVMAKTDITLAENYAGLSESPDKAKVIFGMIKEEYQRSRKALLDLLQTEELLRDNRSLARSLALRIPYLNALNGLQVAMLKRLRKEPDNPHALLMVHLTINGVAQGLRNTG
- a CDS encoding cyclic pyranopterin monophosphate synthase MoaC; this encodes MIEFPNQPDFPEQHTAVAVGTINMSQQAIRVLIENATEKASILTIARVAAIQSIKQTANLIPLHLPGRIIGVQVDFDINVELACLKATLTVQAHSNGSIATEALAGLNLALLSVYDMMKDVDRNMMLSGIRLESETSSEGRPFLFDNAYENINF
- a CDS encoding HesA/MoeB/ThiF family protein, which produces MNDQQLLRFSRHILLDEIGIEGQEKLLSAHVLVVGCGGLGAAALPYLAAAGIGSLTIADADTIDETNLQRQITFTEADIGKNKALVMQGRLKQINSQTHITAIAEFLDEARLVELANAADIILDCSDNYPTRQAVNRASVATRTPLVSAAAVGFDGQIAVYRPDLPDTPCYACLFDGEQASDGACALFGVFSPLVGVIGTTQAAEALKVLIGIGTPSHGKLSTYNALSGKWQQYGVKHNPECPVCGSR